Proteins from a single region of Gordonia hongkongensis:
- a CDS encoding lipase family protein: MTRRSPRRIGLSGLAAVIVTAALVSGCGTSGVADDCTGHAAIPLTIQPPPDLVTPYPEPVVVGARDTGSPGAVLEVEDPPRGPIPVIDELGAIVKRVEYRSTSGLDRSPTVVSGIVVTPKGIPPEGGWTTISFGHGTTGVLDNCGPSEYANLIGSDQIIAALVLNGFAVAMSDYEGLGIRGADHAFLDARSYGYNMIDAVRAARAVFPGLSDRWISYGVSLGGMASWAAGELAPIYGGGLDLLGTVSLVPVSNMTGLVDRAERGTLTPDQVPMMAYLVDSVARTLPDDFDRDDYRSAFLRENWAEVLRCIPIDVDITQRVLNSIGVEDVRPRTPGPLRDCATTSGTPRFRWGSRVPRLSSCTAPTTRSSRHRGPRARSVAPVRPGRRSRRFGGSVRRTPIWTPVSPWHG; encoded by the coding sequence TTGACGCGGCGGTCGCCCCGTCGGATCGGCCTCTCCGGACTCGCCGCCGTGATCGTCACCGCTGCCCTGGTAAGTGGTTGTGGGACAAGCGGTGTCGCGGATGATTGCACCGGCCACGCCGCCATCCCCCTGACGATCCAACCGCCACCCGACCTGGTGACCCCGTACCCGGAACCGGTGGTCGTCGGTGCCCGCGACACGGGCAGTCCAGGTGCCGTCCTGGAGGTCGAGGATCCGCCGCGCGGCCCGATCCCGGTCATCGACGAACTCGGTGCGATAGTCAAACGCGTCGAATACCGATCGACATCCGGTCTGGATCGGTCCCCGACGGTGGTCTCGGGGATAGTGGTGACACCGAAGGGCATCCCACCTGAGGGAGGCTGGACGACCATCTCGTTCGGACACGGCACCACCGGCGTGCTCGACAACTGTGGTCCGTCGGAGTACGCCAACCTGATCGGCAGCGATCAGATCATCGCGGCACTGGTCCTCAACGGCTTCGCCGTGGCGATGTCCGACTACGAGGGTCTCGGGATCCGCGGTGCCGATCACGCGTTCCTCGACGCGCGATCGTACGGCTACAACATGATCGACGCGGTGCGTGCCGCACGTGCGGTCTTCCCGGGGCTGAGCGACAGATGGATCTCCTACGGGGTGTCGCTGGGTGGCATGGCCTCCTGGGCGGCAGGCGAACTCGCTCCCATCTACGGTGGCGGTCTCGACCTGCTGGGCACGGTGTCGCTGGTGCCGGTGTCGAACATGACCGGCCTGGTCGATCGCGCCGAACGGGGCACGCTGACACCCGATCAGGTCCCGATGATGGCCTACCTCGTCGATTCGGTCGCCCGCACCCTGCCCGACGACTTCGATCGCGACGACTATCGGTCGGCGTTCCTGAGGGAGAACTGGGCCGAGGTGCTCCGCTGCATCCCGATCGACGTCGACATCACCCAGCGCGTCCTGAACTCGATCGGTGTCGAGGACGTGCGGCCCCGGACCCCCGGGCCTCTGCGCGATTGCGCGACTACCTCAGGTACACCGCGCTTCCGGTGGGGGTCGCGCGTGCCCCGACTCTCATCATGTACAGCACCGACGACCCGCTCATCGCGGCACCGTGGACCGAGGGCGCGATCCGTCGCGCCTGTGCGGCCGGGTCGCCGATCCAGGCGATTCGGCGGATCGGTGAGACGCACGCCGATCTGGACTCCGGTCAGTCCGTGGCATGGATGA